A region from the Aphis gossypii isolate Hap1 chromosome 1, ASM2018417v2, whole genome shotgun sequence genome encodes:
- the LOC114132422 gene encoding uncharacterized protein LOC114132422 encodes MITVNSVNEELDDEGDLLNDSDNSTSFVNVIYSPQWNCKGLIKKIPNKLLKNSKSIVDVQLNKQSIWCSSKLKISNEESQPFRRSTSTYTTFDSPSINESSDSKIVQSNQKTSSSYSSSLYTNSDDFFNNNPFFNKLRNPTVAQNYGHSYFDSNSSSTNSRNANFESFFPDNSTTSDSFLDNLESQEESKPSSEMHSKYNSQHRFHWSENIEYCSPWVRHRSKEIFNYVNRIFEMKKKPEILENDTETIHKDLKSPNVVHEDCSETDDNITYDIASKLCSTFLKHDETNMSKNQCPNDKHFKWSNLYQKLINHGQL; translated from the exons atgataacGGTAAATTCTGTTAACGAAGAACTCGACGATGAAGGCGATTTACTAAACGATTCAGACAATTCAACCTCTTTTGTGAATGTTATATACTCACCACAATGGAACTGCAagggtttaattaaaaaaataccaaacaaattattgaaaaacagcAAAAGTATTGTTGATGTGCAATTGAACAAACAATCGATATGGTGTtcttcaaaactaaaaatttctaACGAAGAATCTCAGCCATTTCGACGATCAACATCTACATATACAACATTCGATAGTCCATCCATTAATGAAAGCTCTGATTCAAAAATAGTTCaatcaaatcaaaaaacaTCAAGTTCATATTCTTCATCGCTATACACAAACTCTGATGACTTTTTCAACAATaatccattttttaataaactaagaaATCCAACCGTAGCACAAAATTATGGACATTCTTATTTTGATTCGAACAGTTCATCCACAAACAGTAGAAATGCCAATTTTGAATCATTTTTCCCAGATAATTCAACAACATCAGATTCGTTTTTGGATAATTTAGAATctcaa GAAGAATCTAAACCATCTTCAGAAATGCATTCAAAGTATAATTCGCAACATCGATTTCATTGGTCAGAAAACATAGAATATTGTTCTCCGTGGGTGAGACACAGGTCAAAAGAAATCTTTAACTATGTCAACagaatttttgaaatgaaGAAGAAACCTGAAATATTAGAAAACGATACCGAGACAATtcataaagatttaaaatcaCCTAATGTCGTTCACGAAGACTGTAGTGAAACCGATGACAATATCACGTACGACATTGCAAGTAAATTGTGTAGtacgtttttaaaacatgACGAAACAAATATGTCAAAGAATCAATGTCCAAatgataaacatttcaaatggAGTAATCTCTACCAAAAGCTTATAAATCATGgacaactttaa
- the LOC114132437 gene encoding pickpocket protein 28-like, which translates to MEIDPCNILFQETFTPYGLCYSFNMMPMRDLLNGVDEWSQEFNNYSWKKYHSSWKPDTGYSSDALTDHLPLRTYGDGDYHSATMKLELHAEDMNKECAHGLEIFYILIHSPAEWPSRSHPTLLASSNMISTISIKPFVLTTAKDLIPWDSKIRHCYFQNESKLKFFKVYTKNNCILECRSFSTLSQCGCVPFFYLRMKNTPVCGPAKMSCWVTASQASSDSCDCLPGCTEFFFKTSSMNAQLTESVKKDNKSNPASSSLILSVYYQSKNFIGYNRILTFTLGQFMGNVGGIMGLCLGFSFLSLVEIIYFLTLRPFVNFCNSKKKLKKVVPTHILREE; encoded by the exons ATGGAAATCGATCCTTGCAACATTTTATTCCAAGAAACGTTTACGCCGTATGGTTTGTGCTACTCGTTCAATATGATGCCCATGAGAGATTTATTGAACGGTGttga CGAATGGTCACAAGAGTTCAATAACTATAGTTGGAAAAAGTATCATAGTAGCTGGAAACCGGATACCGGATATAGTAGCGATGCACTGACTGATCATTTGCCACTGAGAACGTACGGCGATGGTGACTATCACAGTGCTACTATGAAATTAGAACTTCATGCCGAGGATATGAACAAAGAATGTGCACATGGGTTGGAAATATTCTac ATATTGATCCATAGTCCAGCTGAATGGCCTAGCAGGTCACATCCGACATTATTAGCCAGCTCCAATATGATTTCGACTATTTCAATTAAACCGTTTGTGCTTACGACCGCCAAAGATTTAATACCGTGGGATTCCAAAATAAGACATTGTTACTTTCAAAACGAgagtaaactaaaatttttcaaagtttaCACTAAGAACAATTGCATCTTAGAGTGTCGCAGCTTTAGTACATTGTCGCAGTGTGGTTGTGTGCCGTTTTTCTATTTAA GAATGAAAAACACGCCAGTTTGCGGTCCCGCTAAAATGTCTTGTTGGGTGACTGCTTCAC aggcTTCGTCAGATTCATGTGATTGTTTACCGGGGTgtacagaattttttttcaaaacgtcGTCAATGAATGCGCAGCTCACGGAATCtgttaaaaaagataataaaagtaaCCC GGCATCTAGTTCGTTGATATTAAGTGTTTATtatcaaagtaaaaatttcattGGATATAATCGAATATTGACTTTTACGTTAGGTCAATTTATGG GTAACGTGGGTGGAATAATGGGATTGTGCTTGGGATTTAGCTTTTTAAGTTtggttgaaattatttattttttaacactcaGACCATTTGTAAACttttgtaactcaaaaaagaaattgaaaaaagttgTTCCTACACACATATTGAGGGAAGAGTAA
- the LOC126549386 gene encoding uncharacterized protein LOC126549386 isoform X1, which produces MYTRKNENEQLENLLSQYFKTRSFFPYGAVKDDKSKFVNDGSTYRQNSLVHQKYSKLKSPIFEFNTFCSMTSLHGFSHFVENNFNKIGKYFWAIILIFIYILCGVSIYFLIRMFSEMPAIISLDNSVSSIWAIPFPAVTVCSANQVRSSVYNSYSDINITDYEDQYGTSIHTLLKFIHNTHLFRLCVLLDRFIQNTIHGVCENNPINKNWKSYDDYLDGSFVSQVLKESTIIVIILLVLSVFIFFKCAHYIVLVYLFNRARFEHVYVFK; this is translated from the exons ATGTACACTAGAAAAAACGAAAACGAGCAGCTGGAAAACCTGCTCagccaatattttaaaacg AGATCATTTTTCCCGTATGGAGCTGTCAAAGAtgataaatctaaatttgtcAATGATGGATCTACGTACCGACAAAATAGTCTTGTGCACCAGAAATATAGCAAGCTTAAATCAcccatatttgaatttaatacgtTTTGCTCCATGACCAGCTTGCATGGCTTCTCTcattttgttgaaaacaattttaataagattggaaa aTATTTTTgggctattattttaatattcatatacatattatgtggtGTGtcgatttactttttaatacgCATGTTTTCGGAGATGCCAGCAATAATATCGTTGGACAACTCGGTTTCCTCGATTTGGGCGATCCCGTTTCCAGCAGTTACGGTGTGCAGCGCGAACCAAGTCCGCTCTTCCGTTTATAACAGCTATTCGGACATTAACATTACCGACTACGAAGACCAGTACGGGACTTCTATACATAcgctattaaaatttattcacaATACACATTTGTTTCGTTTATGTGTTTTACTCGACAGATTTATTCAGAATACAATACACGGTGTTTGCGAAAATaatccaataaataaaaattggaaatCGTACGATGACTATCTAGACGGTTCCTTTGTTTCGCAAGTTTTAAAGGAaagtactattattgttattatcttaCTTGTGTTGagcgtttttattttcttcaaatgtgcacattatattgtattggtatatttatttaatagagcACGGTTCGAGCATGTgtatgtattcaaataa
- the LOC126549386 gene encoding uncharacterized protein LOC126549386 isoform X2 has protein sequence MYTRKNENEQLENLLSQYFKTRSFFPYGAVKDDKSKFVNDGSTYRQNSLVHQKYSKLKSPIFEFNTFCSMTSLHGFSHFVENNFNKIGKYFWAIILIFIYILCGVSIYFLIRMFSEMPAIISLDNSVSSIWAIPFPAVTVCSANQVRSSVYNSYSDINITDYEDQFIQNTIHGVCENNPINKNWKSYDDYLDGSFVSQVLKESTIIVIILLVLSVFIFFKCAHYIVLVYLFNRARFEHVYVFK, from the exons ATGTACACTAGAAAAAACGAAAACGAGCAGCTGGAAAACCTGCTCagccaatattttaaaacg AGATCATTTTTCCCGTATGGAGCTGTCAAAGAtgataaatctaaatttgtcAATGATGGATCTACGTACCGACAAAATAGTCTTGTGCACCAGAAATATAGCAAGCTTAAATCAcccatatttgaatttaatacgtTTTGCTCCATGACCAGCTTGCATGGCTTCTCTcattttgttgaaaacaattttaataagattggaaa aTATTTTTgggctattattttaatattcatatacatattatgtggtGTGtcgatttactttttaatacgCATGTTTTCGGAGATGCCAGCAATAATATCGTTGGACAACTCGGTTTCCTCGATTTGGGCGATCCCGTTTCCAGCAGTTACGGTGTGCAGCGCGAACCAAGTCCGCTCTTCCGTTTATAACAGCTATTCGGACATTAACATTACCGACTACGAAGACCA ATTTATTCAGAATACAATACACGGTGTTTGCGAAAATaatccaataaataaaaattggaaatCGTACGATGACTATCTAGACGGTTCCTTTGTTTCGCAAGTTTTAAAGGAaagtactattattgttattatcttaCTTGTGTTGagcgtttttattttcttcaaatgtgcacattatattgtattggtatatttatttaatagagcACGGTTCGAGCATGTgtatgtattcaaataa
- the LOC114132415 gene encoding integrin-linked protein kinase produces MEDIFQWCREGVAMQVRVWLDDTEHDMNHGDDHGFSPLHWAAKEGHLKIVEMLVQRGARINSTNRGDDTPLHLAAAHGHHEIVHLLLKNRADINFTNEHGNTPLHYACFWGYEAIAEELIENGALAALANKDGDTPLDKGRGPILKHLKDLALQSGQDLTKINFKDQSWLGLKTRSRDATLSRHKGINLSDLYLHTKMATSPSGETWRGHWQKNDIVAKVLAVRQCTPRISRDFNEEFPKLRIFSHPNVLPVIGCCNSPPNLVVISQYMPWGSLYTLLHEGARVTVDTALALRLAVDVSRAMAFLHSLERIIPQFHLNSHHIMIDEDLTARINMADAKFSFQEKARVYYPGWMSPEALQKKRIDTNSEACDMWSFAVLLWELATREVPFSHLSPMEIGMKVALDGLRVSIPSDISPHLTKLIKICMNEDPGKRPTFDMVLPILDKMKR; encoded by the exons ATGGAAGACATATTCCAGTGGTGCCGAGAAGGGGTCGCCATGCAAGTACGGGTCTGGCTCGACGACACCGAACACGACATGAACCACGG GGATGATCATGGATTCAGTCCGTTACATTGGGCCGCTAAAGAGGGCCATTTGAAGATCGTTGAGATGCTTGTGCAAAGAGGTGCCCGTATAAATTCCACAAATCGAGGTGATGACACGCCTCTGCACTTAGCTGCTGCTCACGGTCATCATGAAATCGTTCACTTG TTGTTGAAAAACCGTGCTGACATTAATTTCACAAATGAACACGGTAACACTCCGTTACACTATGCTTGCTTCTGGGGCTATGAAGCAATTGCCGAAGAACTTATTGAAAACGGTGCGTTGGCTGCTTTGGCCAACAAAGACGGAGACACTCCATTAGACAAGGGAAGAGgaccaattttaaaacatttgaaag ATTTGGCCTTACAATCTGGACAAGATCTTACTAAAATCAATTTCAAAGACCAAAGCTGGTTAGGTTTGAAAACTAGAAGCC GAGATGCTACATTATCACGGCATAAAGGAATAAACTTGAGTGATCTTTACTTGCATACAAAAATGGCTACTTCACCCAGTGGAGAAACATGGCGTGGTCATTGGCAGAAAAATGATATTGTCGCAAAAGTATTGGCTGTTCGACAGTGTACTCCTCGAATTTCCAGAGATTTCAATGAAGAATTTCCAAAACTTAG aatattcTCGCACCCTAATGTGTTGCCAGTAATAGGATGTTGCAACTCCCCTCCTAACTTGGTGGTTATTAGTCAGTATATGCCTTGGGGATcactttatactttattacacGAAGGAGCCAGAGTTACAGTGGACACAGCATTAGCACTTAGACTCGCAGTAGATGTTTCTAGGGCCATGGCGTTTTTGCATAGTCTGGAAAGGATCATACCACAGTTTCATCTTAATAGTCATCATATTATG ATTGATGAGGATCTTACAGCTAGGATAAATATGGCAGACGCTAAATTTTCATTCCAAGAAAAGGCAAGAGTATATTACCCTGGATGGATGTCTCCTGAgg CTTTACAAAAAAAGCGAATTGATACTAATTCAGAAGCGTGTGACATGTGGAGCTTTGCTGTTCTTTTATGGGAATTAGCTACTAGGGAAGTCCCATTTTCTCACTTGTCACCAATGGAAATAGGGATGaag gtggCTTTGGATGGTTTAAGAGTATCAATTCCATCTGATATTTCACCTCATCTTACCAAactgattaaaatatgtatgaacgAGGATCCGGGCAAAAGGCCAACTTTTGACATGGTGCTTCCAATTTTGGATAAAatgaaaagataa